A DNA window from Pseudomonas resinovorans NBRC 106553 contains the following coding sequences:
- the prmC gene encoding peptide chain release factor N(5)-glutamine methyltransferase produces MTIIASLLSEARLPDSPSPRLDAELLLSAALGKPRSFLHTWPERVVSSEVAERYADYLQRRRQGEPVAYILGHQGFWSLDLEVAPDTLIPRADTELLVETALALLPAAPAEVLDLGTGTGAIALALACERLSWKVTGVDRISAAVALAERNRARLKLNNARFVESHWFSALVEQRFALIVSNPPYIPASDPHLAQGDVRFEPSSALVAGADGLDDIRQIIQDAPTHLLPGGWLLLEHGYDQAPAVRDLLARRGFALVESRRDLGGHERISLGQWPC; encoded by the coding sequence ATGACCATCATCGCCAGCCTCCTCAGCGAAGCCCGCCTGCCGGATTCGCCTTCCCCGCGCCTGGACGCCGAACTGCTGCTGTCCGCGGCCCTCGGCAAGCCGCGCAGCTTCCTGCATACCTGGCCCGAGCGGGTGGTCTCCAGCGAAGTCGCCGAGCGTTACGCCGACTACCTGCAGCGTCGCCGCCAGGGCGAACCGGTGGCCTATATCCTGGGCCACCAGGGTTTCTGGAGCCTGGACCTGGAAGTGGCGCCGGACACCCTGATCCCGCGTGCCGACACCGAATTGCTGGTGGAGACCGCCCTGGCCCTGCTGCCGGCGGCCCCGGCCGAGGTACTCGACCTCGGCACCGGCACCGGTGCCATCGCCCTGGCCCTGGCCTGCGAGCGCCTGAGCTGGAAGGTCACCGGCGTCGACCGCATCAGTGCCGCCGTGGCCCTGGCCGAGCGCAACCGCGCGCGGCTGAAGCTGAACAACGCACGCTTCGTCGAGAGCCACTGGTTCTCCGCCCTGGTTGAGCAACGCTTCGCCCTGATCGTCAGCAACCCTCCGTACATTCCCGCGTCCGACCCGCACCTGGCCCAGGGCGATGTGCGCTTCGAGCCCAGCAGCGCGCTGGTGGCCGGCGCCGATGGCCTGGACGACATCCGCCAGATCATCCAGGACGCGCCTACGCACCTGCTGCCCGGCGGCTGGCTGCTGCTGGAGCACGGCTACGACCAGGCGCCTGCGGTACGCGACCTGCTGGCTCGCCGGGGCTTCGCGCTGGTGGAAAGCCGCCGCGACCTGGGCGGCCATGAACGCATCTCCCTGGGGCAGTGGCCATGCTGA
- the prfA gene encoding peptide chain release factor 1 produces the protein MKASLLNKLDLLQDRYEELTALLGDAEVISDQSKFRAYSKEFAEVEPVILAFREFRKVQSDLEGAQALLKDSDPDLREMAEEEVAHAREQLTGLEAQLQRMLLPKDPNDGRNVFLEIRAGTGGDEAAIFSGDLFRMYSRYAERQGWRVEILSENEGEHGGYKEVIARVEGDNVYAKLKFESGAHRVQRVPETESQGRIHTSACTVAVLPEPDEQAAIEINPADLRVDTYRSSGAGGQHVNKTDSAVRITHIPSGIVVECQEERSQHKNRAKAMAWLAAKLNDQQEAAAHKEISETRKLLVGSGDRSERIRTYNYPQGRVTDHRINLTLYALDDVLAGSVEAVIEPLLAEYQADQLAALGD, from the coding sequence ATGAAAGCTTCCCTGCTGAACAAGCTCGATCTCCTCCAGGACCGCTACGAGGAACTCACCGCCCTGCTCGGCGATGCCGAGGTCATCAGTGACCAGAGCAAGTTCCGCGCTTACTCCAAGGAGTTCGCCGAGGTCGAGCCGGTGATCCTGGCGTTCCGCGAGTTCCGCAAGGTCCAGAGCGACCTCGAGGGCGCCCAGGCGCTGCTCAAGGACAGCGACCCGGACCTGCGCGAGATGGCCGAGGAAGAGGTGGCGCACGCTCGCGAGCAGCTGACCGGCCTGGAAGCGCAACTGCAGCGCATGCTGCTGCCCAAGGACCCCAACGACGGTCGCAACGTGTTCCTCGAAATCCGCGCCGGTACCGGTGGCGACGAGGCGGCGATCTTCTCCGGCGACCTGTTCCGGATGTACTCGCGCTATGCCGAGCGGCAGGGTTGGCGGGTGGAGATCCTCTCCGAGAACGAGGGTGAGCATGGCGGCTATAAAGAGGTGATCGCCCGCGTCGAGGGCGACAACGTCTACGCCAAGCTCAAGTTCGAGTCCGGCGCCCATCGCGTCCAGCGTGTGCCGGAAACCGAATCCCAGGGCCGTATCCATACCTCCGCCTGCACCGTTGCCGTGCTCCCCGAGCCGGACGAGCAGGCCGCCATCGAGATCAACCCGGCCGACCTGCGGGTGGACACCTACCGCTCCTCGGGTGCCGGTGGCCAGCACGTGAACAAGACCGACTCCGCCGTGCGCATTACCCACATTCCCTCCGGAATCGTGGTCGAGTGCCAGGAGGAACGTTCCCAGCACAAGAACCGCGCCAAGGCCATGGCTTGGCTCGCGGCCAAGCTGAACGACCAGCAGGAAGCCGCCGCGCACAAGGAAATCTCCGAGACGCGCAAGCTGCTGGTGGGTTCCGGCGACCGTTCCGAGCGCATCCGTACCTACAACTATCCCCAGGGGCGGGTCACCGACCACCGCATCAACCTCACGCTCTATGCCCTGGACGATGTGCTCGCCGGCAGCGTGGAAGCGGTGATCGAACCCCTGCTTGCCGAATACCAGGCCGATCAGCTCGCGGCCCTGGGGGACTGA
- the hemA gene encoding glutamyl-tRNA reductase — translation MAFIALGINHKTASVDVRERVAFTPEQMVEALQQLCRITPSREAAILSTCNRSELYLEQDHPNADEVLAWLAGYHNLSLEELRACAYVHQDNDAVRHMMRVASGLDSMVLGEPQILGQMKSAYAVAREAGTVGPLLGRLFQATFSTAKTVRTDTAIGENPVSVAFAAVSLAKQIFSDLHRSQALLIGAGETITLVARHLHEQGVKRIVVANRTLERASILAEEFGAHAVLLADMPQELVNSDIVISSTASQLPILGKGAVERALKQRRHKPIFMVDIAVPRDIEPEVGELDDVYLYTVDDLHEVVAENLKSRQGAAQAAEELVGAGVDDFMQRLRELAAVDVLRAYRQQAERQRDDEVAKALRLLQNGTSAEEAMAQLARSLTNKLLHAPSVQLKKLSADGRFDALAVAQELFALDEGSDKRSQ, via the coding sequence ATGGCCTTCATTGCTCTTGGTATCAACCACAAGACCGCCTCGGTGGACGTCCGCGAACGCGTGGCTTTCACTCCCGAGCAGATGGTGGAAGCCCTGCAGCAGCTGTGTCGCATCACGCCCAGCCGTGAGGCGGCGATCCTCTCCACCTGCAACCGCAGCGAGCTGTACCTGGAGCAGGACCATCCCAACGCCGATGAGGTGCTCGCCTGGCTGGCCGGTTATCACAACCTGAGCCTGGAAGAGCTGCGTGCCTGTGCCTACGTGCACCAGGACAACGATGCGGTGCGCCACATGATGCGCGTTGCCTCCGGGCTGGACTCCATGGTGCTCGGCGAGCCGCAGATCCTCGGCCAGATGAAGTCCGCCTACGCCGTAGCGCGCGAGGCCGGCACGGTCGGCCCGCTGCTCGGCCGCCTGTTCCAGGCCACCTTCAGCACCGCCAAGACCGTGCGCACCGACACCGCCATCGGCGAGAACCCGGTATCCGTGGCGTTCGCCGCCGTCAGCCTGGCCAAGCAGATCTTCTCCGACCTGCACCGCAGCCAGGCGCTGCTGATCGGCGCCGGCGAGACCATCACCCTGGTGGCCCGCCACCTGCACGAGCAGGGCGTGAAACGCATAGTGGTGGCCAACCGCACCCTGGAGCGCGCCAGCATCCTCGCCGAGGAATTCGGCGCCCATGCCGTGCTGCTGGCCGATATGCCCCAGGAGCTGGTCAACAGCGACATCGTCATCAGCTCCACCGCCAGCCAGTTGCCGATCCTGGGCAAGGGCGCCGTCGAGCGTGCCCTGAAGCAGCGCCGGCACAAGCCGATCTTCATGGTGGACATCGCCGTCCCGCGGGATATCGAGCCGGAAGTGGGCGAGCTGGACGACGTCTACCTCTATACCGTGGACGACTTGCATGAAGTGGTCGCGGAAAACCTCAAGAGTCGCCAGGGCGCGGCCCAGGCCGCCGAGGAACTGGTGGGTGCCGGGGTCGACGACTTCATGCAGCGCCTGCGCGAACTGGCGGCCGTGGACGTGCTGCGCGCCTACCGCCAGCAGGCCGAGCGCCAGCGTGACGACGAGGTGGCCAAGGCCCTGCGTCTGCTGCAGAACGGCACCTCCGCGGAGGAGGCAATGGCCCAGCTGGCCCGTAGCCTGACCAACAAGCTGCTGCACGCACCCAGCGTGCAGCTGAAAAAACTTTCCGCCGATGGCCGTTTCGACGCGCTGGCCGTGGCCCAGGAACTCTTCGCCCTCGACGAGGGCTCGGATAAACGTTCGCAATGA
- a CDS encoding tetratricopeptide repeat protein, with protein MNRSLALLTALLFLGGCQSLTNKSPDGTPPVEEGNQASTPAKPEVYASFNRETLYALLAAELAGQRNRFDIALGNYVQQANATQDPAVAERAFRIAEYLGADQAALDTSLIWARSAPDNLDAQRASAVQLARAGRYDEAMTYMEKVLQGQGDTHFDFLALSAAETDADTRAGLLQSFDRLLAKHPDNSQLVFGKSVLLQQDGRTDEALALLEGLPADDKEIAPVLLRARLLQSLERGDEALPLLQNAIKQHPDDKRLRLTYARMLVEQGKLDEAKSEFAGLVQQFPDDDDLRYSLALVSLEGEAWDEAQVYLEELVDRGSHVDAAHFNLGQIYEKRGDKESALIEYALVGPGNDYLPAQIRQVEILLESGRADEAEARLAKAREAQPDYAIQLYLLEAENLAERDQPERAWKVIQQGLQQFPDDLNLLYTRAMLAEKRDDLAQLEKDLRFIIEREPENAMALNALGYTLADRTTRYDEALKLVEQAHKLNPDDPAILDSLGWVNYRKGNLAEAERLLRQALQEFPDHEVAAHLGEVLWAQGKQVEARKVWAEALQKQPDSAILRDTLQRLTGSGNL; from the coding sequence ATGAATAGATCCCTTGCGTTGCTGACCGCCCTGCTGTTTCTAGGCGGCTGTCAGAGCTTGACCAACAAGTCCCCGGACGGCACGCCGCCGGTCGAGGAAGGCAACCAGGCCTCAACGCCCGCCAAGCCCGAGGTCTACGCCTCGTTCAACCGCGAAACCCTCTATGCCCTGCTCGCCGCCGAACTGGCCGGCCAGCGCAACCGCTTCGACATCGCCCTCGGCAACTACGTCCAGCAGGCCAATGCGACCCAGGACCCGGCGGTAGCCGAGCGCGCCTTCCGCATCGCCGAATACCTGGGCGCCGACCAGGCCGCCCTGGATACCTCGCTGATCTGGGCGCGGAGCGCTCCGGACAACCTCGACGCCCAGCGCGCCTCCGCCGTGCAATTGGCCCGCGCGGGCCGCTACGACGAAGCCATGACCTATATGGAGAAGGTGCTCCAGGGCCAGGGCGACACCCATTTCGACTTCCTCGCCCTGTCCGCTGCGGAAACCGACGCCGATACCCGCGCCGGCCTGCTGCAGAGCTTCGACCGCCTGCTGGCCAAGCACCCGGACAACAGCCAGCTGGTGTTCGGCAAGTCGGTCCTGCTGCAACAGGACGGCCGCACGGACGAAGCCCTGGCGCTGCTCGAAGGCCTGCCGGCCGACGACAAGGAAATCGCCCCGGTCCTGCTGCGCGCCCGCCTGCTGCAAAGCCTGGAGCGCGGCGACGAAGCCCTGCCGCTGCTGCAGAACGCCATCAAGCAGCACCCGGACGACAAGCGCCTGCGCCTGACCTATGCGCGTATGCTGGTCGAGCAGGGCAAGCTGGATGAAGCCAAGTCCGAGTTCGCCGGGCTGGTGCAGCAATTCCCCGATGACGACGACCTGCGCTACTCACTGGCCCTGGTGAGCCTGGAAGGCGAAGCCTGGGACGAAGCCCAGGTCTACCTGGAAGAGTTGGTTGACCGTGGCAGCCACGTCGACGCGGCCCACTTCAACCTTGGCCAGATCTACGAAAAACGCGGCGACAAGGAAAGCGCGCTCATCGAGTACGCCCTGGTCGGCCCCGGCAACGACTACCTGCCGGCGCAGATACGCCAGGTGGAAATCCTCCTGGAAAGCGGCCGCGCCGATGAAGCCGAGGCCCGCCTGGCCAAGGCCCGCGAAGCCCAGCCGGACTACGCCATCCAGCTCTACCTGCTCGAGGCCGAGAACCTGGCCGAGCGCGACCAGCCGGAGCGCGCCTGGAAGGTCATCCAGCAGGGCCTGCAGCAGTTCCCCGACGACCTCAACCTGCTCTACACCCGCGCCATGCTGGCCGAGAAACGCGACGACCTGGCCCAGCTGGAAAAAGACCTGCGCTTCATCATCGAGCGCGAGCCGGAAAACGCCATGGCGCTGAACGCCCTCGGCTACACCCTGGCCGACCGCACCACGCGCTACGACGAAGCACTGAAACTGGTGGAACAGGCCCACAAGCTCAACCCGGACGACCCCGCCATCCTCGACAGCCTCGGCTGGGTGAATTACCGCAAGGGCAACCTGGCCGAGGCCGAGCGCCTGCTGCGCCAGGCCCTGCAGGAGTTCCCCGACCACGAAGTGGCTGCCCACCTGGGCGAGGTACTCTGGGCCCAGGGCAAGCAGGTCGAGGCCCGCAAGGTCTGGGCCGAAGCCCTGCAGAAGCAGCCCGACAGCGCCATCCTCCGTGACACCCTGCAACGCCTGACCGGCTCCGGAAACCTCTGA
- the lolB gene encoding lipoprotein insertase outer membrane protein LolB, whose amino-acid sequence MRLRNLMAAGLLLLLTGCAALGPQETLEGQGDQTAWKAHKTQVSTLDGWQISGKVGIRAPKDSGSGTLFWLQRQDYYDIRLSGPLGRGAARLTGRPGKIELEVANQGRYQAESPEALLEEQLGWRLPVSHLLWWVRGLPAPDSRSRLTLDSHSRLADLEQDGWKVQFLSYVEQNGFTLPERIKLSGENLDITLVIKDWQPRQLGQ is encoded by the coding sequence ATGCGTTTACGTAATCTAATGGCCGCAGGTTTGCTCCTGCTGCTCACCGGCTGCGCCGCCCTCGGCCCCCAGGAAACCCTCGAAGGCCAGGGCGACCAAACCGCCTGGAAGGCCCACAAGACCCAGGTCAGCACCCTCGATGGCTGGCAGATCAGCGGCAAGGTGGGCATTCGCGCCCCCAAGGATTCCGGTAGCGGCACCCTGTTCTGGCTGCAACGCCAGGATTACTACGACATCCGCCTGTCCGGCCCCCTGGGGCGCGGCGCGGCGCGCCTGACCGGCCGCCCCGGCAAGATCGAGCTGGAAGTGGCCAACCAGGGCCGTTACCAGGCCGAATCCCCCGAGGCCCTGCTGGAAGAACAGCTTGGCTGGCGCCTCCCGGTGTCCCATCTGCTCTGGTGGGTACGTGGCCTGCCGGCGCCCGACAGCCGCAGCCGCCTCACCCTCGACAGCCACAGCCGCCTGGCCGACCTCGAGCAGGATGGCTGGAAGGTGCAGTTCCTCAGCTACGTGGAACAGAACGGCTTCACCCTGCCCGAGCGCATCAAGCTCAGCGGCGAAAACCTCGACATCACCCTGGTGATCAAGGACTGGCAGCCGCGCCAGCTCGGCCAGTGA
- the ispE gene encoding 4-(cytidine 5'-diphospho)-2-C-methyl-D-erythritol kinase, translating to MQDAQLILPAPAKLNLMLHILGRRADGYHQLQTLFQFLDHGDELGFSLRQDGEIHLRTEVPGVPHDSNLIVRAARRLQAESGCRLGADIWLDKRLPMGGGIGGGSSDAATTLLALDRLWNLGWSEDRLAELGLTLGADVPVFVRGRAAFAEGVGEQLTPVQLPEPWFLVAVPQVFVSTAEVFSDPELTRDTPPIKVRSLLEGGGRNDCQPVVEKRYPDVRNALILLSKFTSAKLTGTGACVFGSFPSKSDADKVSRQLPASLPSFVAQGRNISMLHRKLQGLA from the coding sequence ATGCAGGATGCGCAACTCATCCTGCCGGCGCCGGCCAAGCTCAACCTGATGCTGCATATCCTCGGCCGCCGCGCCGATGGCTATCACCAGCTGCAGACGCTCTTCCAGTTCCTCGACCATGGCGACGAACTGGGCTTTTCCCTGCGCCAGGACGGAGAAATCCACCTGCGCACCGAAGTCCCCGGCGTCCCCCACGACAGCAACCTGATCGTCCGCGCCGCCCGCCGCCTGCAAGCCGAGTCCGGCTGTCGGCTGGGCGCCGATATCTGGCTGGACAAGCGACTGCCCATGGGCGGCGGCATCGGTGGCGGCAGTTCCGACGCCGCAACCACCCTCCTCGCCCTGGATCGGCTGTGGAACCTCGGCTGGAGCGAAGACCGCCTGGCCGAACTGGGCCTCACTCTGGGCGCAGACGTGCCGGTCTTCGTGCGCGGCCGCGCAGCCTTCGCGGAAGGTGTCGGCGAGCAACTGACGCCGGTGCAGCTGCCGGAGCCCTGGTTCCTCGTCGCCGTGCCGCAAGTCTTTGTCAGCACAGCAGAAGTTTTCTCCGATCCCGAGTTGACACGGGATACTCCGCCCATTAAAGTTCGCAGCCTTCTTGAGGGGGGCGGTCGAAACGACTGTCAGCCGGTGGTCGAGAAGCGTTACCCAGATGTACGTAACGCGCTGATCTTGTTGAGTAAATTCACATCAGCTAAATTGACCGGCACTGGAGCTTGTGTGTTTGGGAGCTTCCCAAGCAAGAGCGATGCTGATAAAGTCTCGCGCCAACTTCCGGCCTCTCTGCCGAGCTTCGTAGCCCAGGGCCGCAACATCTCCATGTTGCACCGCAAGCTTCAAGGTCTGGCTTGA